The Rhododendron vialii isolate Sample 1 chromosome 8a, ASM3025357v1 genome has a window encoding:
- the LOC131336706 gene encoding outer envelope pore protein 24, chloroplastic-like has translation MPKPKASLKARYATDKLGVVGTLAVDAGDFRLLASATDTTFVGGLSLNGLSLSIEKPGSFFIDYDVPKQDVLFQFMNTVRVLDKPLNLTYTHEKGVNQTALNGTLVLDPANKLSANYGFDSQNCRLKHTYMHRAKTTFEPSYDFAQNSWDFTVSQKLSDDDILRASYETSSKVLGLDWSRNSMLNGTLKISASVNLAEKQKVPKFCAESSWNFDM, from the exons ATGCCGAAACCGAAGGCTTCACTGAAGGCGAGGTACGCAACTGACAAGCTGGGCGTGGTGGGCACTCTGGCGGTCGACGCCGGCGACTTCAGACTTCTTGCCTCGGCGACTGACACCACCTTCGTCGGCGGCCTCTCCTTGaacggcctctctctctccattgagaAGCCAGGCTCATTCTTCATCGACTACGACGTCCCCAAACAG gatGTTCTGTTTCAGTTCATGAACACAGTCAGGGTTTTGGACAAACCCTTGAATTTAACTTACACTCATGAGAAGGGCGTGAACCAGACTGCATTGAACGGGACGCTGGTGCTTGATCCCGCCAACAAACTCTCGGCCAATTATGGGTTTGATTCACAGAATTGCAGGTTGAAACACACCTACATGCACCGAGCGAAGACCACGTTCGAGCCAAGCTATGATTTCGCACAGAATTCGTGGGACTTCACAGTGTCACAGAAGTTGTCTGATGATGACATACTGAGGGCTTCGTACGAGACGTCTAGCAAGGTTTTGGGATTAGATTGGTCAAGGAATTCCATGCTTAATGGAACGCTCAAG ATTTCTGCATCCGTCAATTTGGCAGAGAAACAGAAGGTGCCAAAGTTTTGTGCAGAAAGCAGTTGGAATTTCGATATGtaa
- the LOC131336707 gene encoding transcription repressor OFP7, translated as MAKRFKLRISRVITSLQTCRSKDPSTLPSDPVPSFLRLSSPTHLIPTEPHHHRSSFKRHVITSAFTSTACALRSNRNSPARPHTQPPPEFKWRKEDKWHVVAKAHNDDDNTPRQKIYNSSASGHSADDIFPPAARKKLRNKHKKKTAGGVRLRLSTTSSASLFSSSEAEEESETLVSTSRSFSTSTDSSASTRRRPIKSKKKKNDKRGGEKSRGRGSGGGGGGSGGESPARLSSVFKRMIPCGVLEGKVKESYAVVKRSEDPKEDFKRSMMEMVVEKQMFEEGELEQLLRCFLSLNSRSHQGVIVEAFTEIWEALFSSTTTSTSTRRV; from the coding sequence atggcgAAACGCTTCAAGCTACGGATCTCCCGAGTGATCACGTCCCTCCAAACGTGCCGCTCCAAAGACCCTTCCACCCTCCCATCAGATCCCGTCCCTTCATTCCTCCGCCTCTCTTCCCCCACGCACCTCATCCCCACCGAACCCCACCACCATCGCTCCTCCTTCAAGCGCCACGTGATCACATCCGCCTTCACATCCACCGCCTGCGCCCTCCGCTCCAATAGAAACTCCCCTGCACGTCCCCACACCCAACCACCCCCCGAATTCAAGTGGCGTAAAGAAGACAAGTGGCACGTGGTCGCCAAGGCCCATAACGACGACGACAACACGCCCCGTCAGAAAATCTACAACTCCTCGGCCTCCGGTCACTCTGCCGACGATATCTTCCCTCCGGCGGCCCGAAAGAAACTCCGGAATAAACACAAGAAGAAAACGGCAGGAGGAGTAAGGCTCCGGCTCAGCACTACTTCCTCGGCTTCGCTGTTCAGCAGCAGCGAAGCGGAGGAGGAGTCGGAGACCCTGGTCTCCACTTCCAGAAGCTTCTCGACGTCGACGGACTCCTCGGCGTCCACAAGGCGGCGACCGATcaagagcaagaagaagaagaatgacaaGAGGGGAGGAGAGAAAAGCCGAGGGCGGGGAAGCGGcggagggggagggggaagCGGAGGGGAGTCGCCGGCGAGGCTGTCGTCGGTGTTCAAGAGGATGATACCGTGCGGGGTGCTGGAGGGGAAGGTGAAGGAGAGCTACGCGGTGGTGAAGAGGTCGGAGGATCCGAAGGAGGACTTCAAGAGGTCGATGATGGAGATGGTGGTGGAGAAGCAGATGTTCGAGGAGGGAGAGCTGGAACAGCTCTTGCGGTGTTTCTTGTCTTTGAACTCGAGGAGCCACCAGGGGGTTATCGTTGAGGCTTTTACTGAGATTTGGGAGGCCTTGTTTTCTTCTACTACCACTTCTACTTCTACTCGACGAGTTTAG